Proteins encoded within one genomic window of Eleutherodactylus coqui strain aEleCoq1 chromosome 1, aEleCoq1.hap1, whole genome shotgun sequence:
- the AZIN2 gene encoding antizyme inhibitor 2, which yields MQRHIQESDFIMVEEGFMARDLMEEIINDVSQTDDRDAFFVADLGDVVRKHLRFLKALPRVKPFYAVKCNSSRGVVQVLAELGAGFDCASKTEMELVQNIGVKPENIIYANPCKQISQIKFAAKNGVQMMTFDNEVELSKVSRSHPNAKMVLRIATDDSKSSSRLSVKFGASLKSCRRLLEMAKNLSVDVIGVSFHVGSGCSDPKAYVQSISDARLVFEMASEFGYKMRLLDIGGGFPGTDDSKIRFEEIAAVINPALDLYFPEGSAVQIIAEPGRYYVASAFSLAVNIIAKKEVLLDSSGSDDEETCPYKNIMYYINDGVYGSFNCIFFDHAHPKPILHKKPSPDKPLYNSSLWGQTCDGLDQIAEHLQLPELQVGDWLLFENMGAYTIAASSTFNGFQQSRIYYAMPRAAWEAVQLLQKGLHQVEEKENACPPVSCGWEISDSLCLNPAFAPTRII from the exons ATGCAGAGGCACATCCAGGAATCTGACTTTATCATGGTGGAGGAAGGCTTCATGGCCAGAGACTTGATGGAGGAAATCATTAATGACGTCTCTCAGACT GATGACAGGGATGCTTTCTTTGTTGCGGATTTGGGGGATGTCGTGAGGAAGCATCTGCGTTTCCTTAAAGCTCTTCCACGTGTGAAGCCTTTCTATGCCGTGAAGTGTAACAGCAGCAGAGGTGTAGTCCAAGTCCTGGCAGAACTGGGGGCAGGATTTGACTGCGCCAGCAAA ACAGAAATGGAGTTAGTCCAGAACATAGGTGTGAAGCCAGAAAACATAATTTATGCCAACCCGTGTAAGCAGATATCCCAGATTAAGTTTGCTGCTAAGAATGGAGTCCAGATGATGACCTTCGACAATGAAGTGGAGCTGTCCAAAGTGTCACGAAGCCACCCAAATGCTAA AATGGTACTTCGCATAGCAACAGATGACTCCAAGTCGTCTTCCCGCCTTAGTGTGAAATTTGGGGCTTCCTTAAAATCCTGCCGCCGCCTTCTTGAAATGGCTAAGAATTTAAGCGTTGATGTAATTGGTGTTAG TTTCCACGTGGGTAGCGGCTGTAGTGATCCCAAGGCATATGTGCAATCCATATCAGATGCCAGGCTGGTTTTTGAAATGGCATCAGAGTTTGGTTACAAGATGCGGCTGTTGGATATTGGAGGAGGCTTCCCTGGGACAGATGACTCAAAAATTCGTTTCGAAGAG ATTGCAGCTGTGATAAATCCGGCACTAGATCTATATTTCCCAGAAGGCTCAGCTGTGCAGATCATTGCTGAACCTGGAAGATACTATGTAGCCTCTGCTTTCTCCCTGGCTGTAAACATCATCGCTAAAAAGGAAGTGCTCTTGGACAGCTCTGGATCAGATG ACGAAGAAACCTGCCCTTACAAGAATATCATGTATTACATCAATGATGGCGTTTATGGGTCTTTTAACTGTATCTTCTTTGACCATGCTCATCCCAAACCCATTCTTCACAAG AAACCTTCTCCAGATAAGCCGTTGTACAACAGCAGCTTATGGGGACAAACCTGTGATGGCTTGGATCAGATCGCTGAGCATCTTCAGCTACCAGAGCTTCAAGTTGGGGACTGGCTCCTGTTTGAGAACATGGGAGCCTACACAATAGCAGCTTCCTCTACCTTCAATGGCTTTCAACAATCCCGCATTTACTATGCAATGCCACGGGCAGCCTG GGAGGCTGTTCAGTTGCTGCAGAAAGGATTACATCAAGTTGAAGAGAAGGAAAACGCTTGTCCACCAGTGTCCTGCGGCTGGGAGATCTCTGATTCTCTCTGCTTAAATCCTGCATTTGCACCAACCCGGATCATCTAA